The DNA sequence CCGGGCCGTTCAGGCCGAGCTGCGCCGCGACGAGTTGGAACGGGCCAAGAAGGCCAAGGCCGCCGCCAAGACCGGCACACAGGTCGACACGAACACCGCACAGGACATGCACGAGGCGACCGTGAAGGCCGCGCTGCGCCTGATCGTGGGCTTCGGCAACATGCAGACCACCGGTGAGGACGGCAAGGCACGCGATCTGACCGTCGAGGATGCGCCGGCGCTGCTGGACCTGAACTTCATCAGCATGGCGCACCTGATGCGCGAAAAAGACGCCGAGCACTGGACCAAGCCGAGCTTCGCGCAGCAGGTCTTGGACTTTGCCCAGGATGATGCGGATTTTTTGGCGGCGTCCACGCAGCCCTAGTCCTCTACGCCCGGCAGCTGGCGTTCCTGCATGGGACGCCAAAGAGCTGGAAGGAGACGCGGCTGCAGTACGCCCGCAAGAAGGGCCGTGACGTCGAGATGCCCCCCGTTATGGCGGGGGCATACCTGATCGATGCCATGTTCCGGCTCGGCCCCGTGCGCGCGGACTTTAACGGCACCCGAGGCGTGGACTGGACCGAGCTGGACGCCTTCGCGCGCCTGACACGGGCGATCAGCGAACCGTGGGAGGCGGAGGCACTGCACGCGATGTGCGATGCCTATGCTTTGGAGGCCGACGAGGGCGCGGATACGCTACGAGAGCCACCATTTCCTGGGTCTTGGTGGGTCTGAACTCGCACTGCCGTGCCTGATGCAACTAACATTACCATACTGCCAGATGCTGATAGTTCGACGTAGTCTAAGTCCACACCTACCACTGCATTTGCACCAACCAGATAAGCTTCCCGCCTTAGTTCCGATAAAGCCGTCTTGCGTGCGTCGCGCATTGTGTTTTGAACAGCTCTAGACCTACCGCCGAAAATGTCCCGAGCACTGGCAAACAGATCTTTAAATATGTTCATGCCAAAAGCACACTCAGCCGTCACGATGTCGATCCGCTCAATGATGATAAGGTCTGATGCTACTTCTGTAGTTAAAATGACCGAATCTATCTTCTCTTGATCACTGCTTGCAGTTTCATACTGAAGAATCTCTGCAGCGCGATCGGCTCCGTGCTCCTGTGTGAGCAGGTGCAAGCGCATGAATCTCTGGTTGCATGATTTACACCGACCATTGATTTGCTGGAAGAAACCGACCTCTCGTCCGCAGTCTGCGCATTCCCTCATCGTCAATCCTCCACTTGCCCTGCGCCATCCTGCGGGGCTTTTGCACATGGGCCAAGGATAAACAAATGACCGCAGGTCCGACGCTCCAACTCATCGTCGACACCACCCGCATGGCGCCTGGCGAAAAGGCTCTCGACAGCCTTGCTCGCAAAGGTGAGCAGACCGAGCAGCAGATCACTGCCAGCATGTCTGATATTGAGCGTGCGATGGCGAGGTCCGGCGTTGCGACGGGTCGTCTCGGCGCCGGCATGAGTCAGCTCGACAAGGCTCTTGTCCAGGCGACGGGCGACCTCCGCCCGCTGAACCGGGAGCTTGATCAGACGGGGCGCGCCGCGGAGAAGGCGGGCGGCGCATTTGCAGGCATGGCCGGGAAGATCCGCCTGATGCTGGGAGGCCTCGGCGCTGCCTTGGGCGTCCACCAGCTGGTCAATTACGCGGATACCTGGTCCGACATTTCTGCGCGTGTCGGCTTGGCTGTGGGTGACATGGACAACGCGGCCCCGACGATGTCCCGTCTGTCCGACATGGCGCGGCAAACCTATTCGTCTTTGAACCTGACGGCCGAGGGCTTTATCGCCAACAGCGTCAGCCTGCGCGAGCTGGGCCTGAACACTCAGCAGCAGCTGGATTATACCGAAGCGCTCAACAACGCCCTGGTGGTCTCTGGCGCCCGCGGGCAGCGCGCCGAAAGCGTGAACCGTGCGCTGGCCGCATCGATGGCGATGGGCAAGATGCAGGGCGATCAGCTCAACACCGTGCTGACGTCCGGCGGTCGCGTCGCACAGGTCCTGGCCGCTGAACTGGGCACGACCACGAACGGCCTGCGGCAGATGGCAACCGACGGCAAGATCACCTCCGACGTGATCTACAATGCCCTCGTCGGGTCGATGGGCGCCCTTCGCGACGAGGCGGCCTCAATGCCTGCCACGATGGGCGACGCCTTCACTCTGATGGGCAACTCCATCCTGACGCTCGTCGGATCATTCGATCAGGTGACGGGGGCAAGCGCTACCATGGCCACGGGCATCATCAAGGTGTCGGACGGCATCAAGTACCTTGCCGCGAACTCGAACATCGTCATCGGGGCGCTTTCCGGAATCACCGCGGCACTCGTCGCGTCGTTCATTCCTGCGGCATACGGGGCTGTCACAGCACTTGCTGCCCAAACAGGCGCGTTCATCCTGCTGAATGGAGGCATTTGGGGCTCTGTGGCAGCCTTGGTCGCGATGCGCGGCGCGCTGATTGCCACCGGCATCGGTGCCTTCGCTGTCGCCGTGGGTCTCGTCGTAGCCAAGTTTCTGGACCTTGCCGACAACGTGGGTGGAGCGGGCAATGCCATGTCCCTGCTAGGCGACGTCGGTATCGAGGTGGCAGGCCGGATCGGGCAAGGGTTTGTGCAGGCTGGTGCTTTGATCGCCAGCGGTGCGACCTACATGAAGGGTGTGTTCCTCGAAGCATTCGCCACCATTGCGCGCGGTTTCGCTTCGATGATGACGACGATCGCGCAGGGTCTGAAGATCATCGGAGTTGGCGATGGGGTCGGTATCGGATCGGGCTTTGCTGCCCAATTGACTGCTGATGCTGACGCCGCGATGGTTACGTCATTGGAGCGTGCCACGGCGGCCGGCACAGCCCTTCGGGATCTTGCCACCACGTCACTGGATTCTGTCGCTGCGCTGCGTCGTGCCACGGGCGGTATGTTTGGGCCCAATCTGCCTGATGAAATTCAAGCAACCACGGATGCTGTGGTTGAATTCGGCGGCGGGGCCAAGAAGGCCGGAAAATCCGCATCCGGAGCCGTAAAGGGCGTGAACGAACTGACGCAAGCCGCCGATCGGTGGCGCCAGAAGCTGCAGGGTGCCCTTGGCCCCATGGCCAGCTACAACCGCGACATGACCGAGCTGTCATCGCTCCATAAGGCTGGTGCGCTTAACGCGGCCGACTATGCCAAGGCGCAGGCGTTGGTCACGGGCGAACTGGCTGATGGGCTGCCCATGGTCGGTGACGTCTCCAAGGCGTTCGGCGACTTCATCGCCAGCGGCCTGCGCGATGCCAAAGGCGCGTTCGACAGCATCTTGGGCAGCTTCAAGAACATGATCTCCCAGATGATCGCCATGGCTGCCAGGAACCGCATCATGCTGTCCATGGGCTTCAGCAGGGGTGCTATCGGTGCAGCGGGAAGTGCCATGGCAGGCATGCCGGGCGCGGCCGGGGCACCTGTAGGTGGCCTGACCGGCGTCGGTGGCGTTCTGGGCGGCATCGCGTCGCTCGGCACGGCAGCCATGTCCGCCTTTACGGGCGGCCTGCAGGCGGCCATGGGCGGCATCGGGTCGATCACCCAGTACACGTCTCTGATGATGGGTGGCGCGACGACGAGCCTTGCCGGGCTCGCCTCGGCTGCTGGGGCCATCGCCGTTCCCCTGCTGGCGGTCGCCGCGGTGTTCTCCTTCTTCAGGAAGAAGACCAAGGAACTGGATGCCGGTCTGCGCATCACCGTCGATGGCTTGAACACCGCGGTCGATACCTTCCGCAAGACCGAGACGCGCCGGTTCTGGGGCCTGTCGAAGAAGACCCGCACCAGCTACGACCGCGCCGATCAGGAGACCCAGGACGCGCTGTCCAGTATCGTAGGTAACATCCAGACCGGTGTCATGGATGCCGCCGCGGCGCTCGGCTTCGGGGCCGAGACCTTCGCGGGTTTCGCGCACCAGATGACCATCAGCACCAAAGGCATGAGCAAGGAGGACGCGCAGCGCGCCGTCGAGCAGGCCCTCGCGGGTCTCGGCGACGGGTTCGCCGGGATGATCCCCGGCCTCAATGCCCTCCGCAAGGATGGCGAAAGCACCACGGAGGCGCTGAACCGCCTGTCCACGTCGCTGACCGGCGTCAACGGCATCATGGACACACTGGGTCACCGCTTCCATGCCGTGGGTCTTGCTGGTGCGGATGCGGCGTCCAAGATTGCCGAGGCGTTCGGCGGCCTGGACGCGATGGTGAGTGCCACGCAGCAGTACTACCAGGCGTTCTACACCGATGCCGAACGACTGGCCGTCACCACCCGCCAGACCTCGGCCGCGCTGGCGGAGCTGGGCATCGCCATGCCGCAGACCCGCCAGGAGTACCGCCGCATGATCGCGTCCCTGGACCTGACCACGGAGGCGGGCCGCGAGGCCTATGCCGCGCTGATCGGCCTGTCGGGTGCCTTCGACCTGATCCTGCCGCAGATTTCGGGCTTCACGCGGGAGATGACGGCACTGCAGGATCGGGTCGTCGCCTCGATCGGCACCGTCATCGGCGGCCTGTCCGAAGCGATCCGCCTGAACACGTCCGCCGCGGCCGACTGGCGCAAGGCGGGTGACGGCATCCGCGACTACCTGGACAAGCTCCGGGGCACGGCCTCGGCACTGTTCAGCCCGCAGCAGGCGCGCGCCTACAACCAGGCGCTCTACCAGCGCACCTTGAGGCAGGCGAACAGCGGCGATGTGGAGGCGGCGGGTCGTCTGCCCGGCGTGGCCGACAGCTACTTGTCCAGCGTCAACGACATGGCACGGTCCAGGACCGAGGCCGCGCTGGCACAGGCCCGCGTGGCCGTGGCGCTAAGCAAGGTCGCGGTCAGGACCGATACCACCGCGACGGCGCTGGAACGGGTCGCGGCGCTGCAGCAGCGGCAGGTCGACATCCTGACCGGCGTGCAGAACTACCTGGCGGCAGGCAACAGCCTGACGCAGGCGGGGATCACGCGCCTTCTGGGTCAGCTTGGCAGCCTGGACGATCGCATCGCGCTGCGGGCCGGCGATGCCCGCACCATCGTCGCGGGCGTCAGCGATGCCCTGGGCAATGCCAACGTCACGGCGTCGCTCACGGGCGCGGACGGGCTGCGCACCAGCATGGGTACGTTGCGCATGTCGCTGGTGGATCTCCGTCAGGCCATCGCGGCCGAGACGGCGCGGAGCGAACGGCAGCGCAAGGTCGCGGCCCTGAACACCTATGTCGGTGGCCTCACGGCCAATGCCGCGGGCAACCACTTCGTGGACGATGCCGATCTCACGGCGATGTCTCGGGCCGCGGGGATCAACACGGCCGGGCTCAACACCAGCCAGATCCGCAATCGGCTGGCGTCCTTCGACGGCGGCGACCTGCTGCGCGGGACGGTCTACGATCCCACGGGCAGCCTGGAGCGCAACTACCTGGAGAAGGAGCGGCTGAAGCAGGAGGTCAGCGGCATCTACGGCACCATCCGGCAGATGATGACCCAGTACGGGGTGACCACGGCCAACCCGTTCGTGCTGAACGACAAGGGCGTGCGGTCCAACCCGCACACCGGGCACTTCTTCATCAACGGGAGGCACATCACCGACCACAACCACCCGTTCTGGAACACCCTCTGGGGCTCGGGCGGGCTGTGGGCGCGGTTCACGTCCGCCGAGACGGCGCTGCGCAACACGCCGGGCTTCGCGACGGGCGGTACCCACCTCGGGGGCCTCCGTATCGTGGGCGAGAACGGTCCGGAACTGGAAGCCACCGGTCCGAGCCGCATCTTCAGCCACCGCCAGAGCCGCGCCATGCTGGACAACAGCGAGATGGTGCGGGAACTGCGCGCGGTCCGCGCTGAGCTCGCGGAGATGAAGGCGCACGCCCGCGGCACGGCCGAGAGCACGAGGGACACGTTCAAGACGCTGCGGGAGATCAATTCCGTCGGCGTCGGGATCGACCCTGACCGGAACGTAGTCTCCGGTCTTGGCTTTGCGTGACTTAGGTACCGTATTCTTCAGGCCGGCGTGCAAAGGCACTATAATCAGCGCGCATTGTTGTGTCTTAGTATGCGTATGGGCGCCAAAAAGGGCAGGGTGCCCTAACTAACGCACCCCGCTTGTAGCCGTCGCGTCGGCACTTTGTAGACAGTGTAGCGAATTTTGCCTTTGGATCGTTGGTTGGC is a window from the Paracoccus marcusii genome containing:
- a CDS encoding heavy metal-binding domain-containing protein, whose protein sequence is MCKSPAGWRRASGGLTMRECADCGREVGFFQQINGRCKSCNQRFMRLHLLTQEHGADRAAEILQYETASSDQEKIDSVILTTEVASDLIIIERIDIVTAECAFGMNIFKDLFASARDIFGGRSRAVQNTMRDARKTALSELRREAYLVGANAVVGVDLDYVELSASGSMVMLVASGTAVRVQTHQDPGNGGSRSVSAPSSASKA
- a CDS encoding tape measure protein, translating into MTAGPTLQLIVDTTRMAPGEKALDSLARKGEQTEQQITASMSDIERAMARSGVATGRLGAGMSQLDKALVQATGDLRPLNRELDQTGRAAEKAGGAFAGMAGKIRLMLGGLGAALGVHQLVNYADTWSDISARVGLAVGDMDNAAPTMSRLSDMARQTYSSLNLTAEGFIANSVSLRELGLNTQQQLDYTEALNNALVVSGARGQRAESVNRALAASMAMGKMQGDQLNTVLTSGGRVAQVLAAELGTTTNGLRQMATDGKITSDVIYNALVGSMGALRDEAASMPATMGDAFTLMGNSILTLVGSFDQVTGASATMATGIIKVSDGIKYLAANSNIVIGALSGITAALVASFIPAAYGAVTALAAQTGAFILLNGGIWGSVAALVAMRGALIATGIGAFAVAVGLVVAKFLDLADNVGGAGNAMSLLGDVGIEVAGRIGQGFVQAGALIASGATYMKGVFLEAFATIARGFASMMTTIAQGLKIIGVGDGVGIGSGFAAQLTADADAAMVTSLERATAAGTALRDLATTSLDSVAALRRATGGMFGPNLPDEIQATTDAVVEFGGGAKKAGKSASGAVKGVNELTQAADRWRQKLQGALGPMASYNRDMTELSSLHKAGALNAADYAKAQALVTGELADGLPMVGDVSKAFGDFIASGLRDAKGAFDSILGSFKNMISQMIAMAARNRIMLSMGFSRGAIGAAGSAMAGMPGAAGAPVGGLTGVGGVLGGIASLGTAAMSAFTGGLQAAMGGIGSITQYTSLMMGGATTSLAGLASAAGAIAVPLLAVAAVFSFFRKKTKELDAGLRITVDGLNTAVDTFRKTETRRFWGLSKKTRTSYDRADQETQDALSSIVGNIQTGVMDAAAALGFGAETFAGFAHQMTISTKGMSKEDAQRAVEQALAGLGDGFAGMIPGLNALRKDGESTTEALNRLSTSLTGVNGIMDTLGHRFHAVGLAGADAASKIAEAFGGLDAMVSATQQYYQAFYTDAERLAVTTRQTSAALAELGIAMPQTRQEYRRMIASLDLTTEAGREAYAALIGLSGAFDLILPQISGFTREMTALQDRVVASIGTVIGGLSEAIRLNTSAAADWRKAGDGIRDYLDKLRGTASALFSPQQARAYNQALYQRTLRQANSGDVEAAGRLPGVADSYLSSVNDMARSRTEAALAQARVAVALSKVAVRTDTTATALERVAALQQRQVDILTGVQNYLAAGNSLTQAGITRLLGQLGSLDDRIALRAGDARTIVAGVSDALGNANVTASLTGADGLRTSMGTLRMSLVDLRQAIAAETARSERQRKVAALNTYVGGLTANAAGNHFVDDADLTAMSRAAGINTAGLNTSQIRNRLASFDGGDLLRGTVYDPTGSLERNYLEKERLKQEVSGIYGTIRQMMTQYGVTTANPFVLNDKGVRSNPHTGHFFINGRHITDHNHPFWNTLWGSGGLWARFTSAETALRNTPGFATGGTHLGGLRIVGENGPELEATGPSRIFSHRQSRAMLDNSEMVRELRAVRAELAEMKAHARGTAESTRDTFKTLREINSVGVGIDPDRNVVSGLGFA